The Chloroflexota bacterium genome includes the window ACAAATGCATTGGGGCTGATCGCTTATGTGTGATTTCAGATGCTACTAGCGGTGCAGGGATGCCAGAAGGTACTCGTTTTCGTATGGGAGATATGGAGTATGAAGTCCATGACGGGGTGGGCATGATGCTAGATCGCACGGCGTTTGCAGGCAGTACTACGCTCATCAACCAGATGGTGCCCATCTTAGTACGAGCTGTCGGTATCCCGCTGGTGGAAGCAATCCGGATGGCAACGCTGACACCAGCGCGAGTGATTGGTTTTGATAACCGTAAAGGGAGCATTGCAGTGGGCAAAGATGCCGATCTCGCTATCTTCGATGAGGATTTCACGGCTTGGCGTACTATGATCGGTGGGCAGTGGGTATACGCAGCATAGACCCTGCTCATTTAGTTTTTGGGACAGCTTGGTCAAGGTCTGGCCTTGAAACGCTTGGTTCGCTGATTAGTCTAGTCTAATTTATTAAAAGGAGAAAGGAGTTGACAATGGAACTGTATCTAAAAAAATTTGAGGAATGTCCGACTTATGATCAAGATGATGGTCCGAACGTCGAGTTCCGCAGGCTTTTAGGACCTGGGGTAGTGCCTGGCCTGGCTATTGGGTTGGTCACGCTGCAAGGACCAACTTATACCAAGCCGCGCCGCCATGCTGACTTTCATCAGGTCTATCTGATCATCTCGGGTAGCGGAACAGTAAAGATTGGAGAGCATACAACACACGTACAAGGCCCAACGATCGCAGTGATACCACGCGACACGGCCCACTCGGTTGAACTGACTGAAGGTGAGACAATGCAATACATTTACATCAGTGAGTTCATTACGGAGGATTGACTCTAGAGGAGGATCTGTATGTCCCCTAAACCACTTTATCAAACGAAACTACAGAACTTGCCTATTAGCATCTTCCGCACCAATGAGGAATTGGGTATGGCAGCAGCAGAAGAGGCAGCAGGGATTATTCAGCAGGCCATCGATGAGAGACAGCGCGCCAATATCATTCTGGCCACAGGCAATTCTCAGCTTACCTTTCTGGCTGCATTAAGAAAGGAAGAGATTGATTGGTCAAAAGTTAACGTCTTCCATATGGATGAATATGTGGGCATTGATCCCAACCATCCGGCGAGTTTTCCTGGCTTCCTGAAACGGCATTTCCTTGATTACATCAATGTCAGAGCTTTTTATCCTATCCGAGGACAAGTGGGCTATTTGGAGGCAGTATGTAAAGAGTACGCAGAACTGTTGCGCGCATATCCAGCGGATTTGTGTGCCCTGGGGATTGGCGAGAATGGTCATCTGGCCTTCAATGACCCTCCCTTTGCTGAGTTCAATGACCCAGTATGGGTAAAAGTAGTAAAGCTGGATGAGGTGTCCCGGCAACAACAGGTTAAGGAAGGGCATTTTGCTGCCATCCAGGAAGTTCCAACCCATGCTATCACGCTAACCATCCCCGCACTATTGGCTGCCAAACGGGTGCTAGCAATTGTGCCGGAAGCACGCAAGGCCGAAGCCGTTTACAGAGCCTTGAGAGGCCCGCTGAGTGAGGCTTGTCCCGCTTCTATCCTGCGTCAAACAGCCCACGCACATTTGTTCTTGGATGTGGATTCGGCGGCGAAAGTATACCCAAATGCTGTTTAACGCAGCTTTTGCCCTGGAGGGTTGATTACATGATGATTCATGCCAGGTTCTGCGACTTGCTCGCGATGTATCGCTCAGAACTTCTTGAACGCGTTGTGCCATTCTGGCTCAAATACGCTGTAGACTGGGAATATGGAGGCATATCTACCTGCATCTCCGATGAAGGTCAGGTCTTGTCCACGGACAAATATATGTGGTCGCAACTTCGAGCGATCTGGACCTTCTCCGCCTTGTATAACATGATTGAGCCTAGACCGGAGTGGCTTGACGTAGCAAAACACATCTTCGCTTTTGTCAAAAAGCATGGCCGTGATCAAAAAGGGCAGTGGCTTTTTGCGGTCAGTAAGAACGGCGAGCCTTTGCAGGGAGCTATCAGTATTTACACTGATGGATTTGCCATCTATGGGCTCACTGAGTTGGCTAAGGCTACTGGGAACCAGGAGGCGATCACGCTGGCGTTGGAAACATACGAAAGTGTGCAACGCAGATTGTCTTGTCCAGGAGCGTATGGCACAGCTCCCTATCCGCTACCCGAGCATGGCAAGGCGCATGGTGTGTCCATGCTATTTGCTCTTGCTTTTAATGAATTAGGACATTATTTGAACGACCGCGAGGTTATTGATGCCAGCCTCTTTCATGCAAACGAAATTATGGAAGTGTACTGGCAACCTGAGCGAAAGATGCTCTACGAGTTTGTCTCTCTGGACAATACATTGATAGATTCACCACAGGGCCGCAGTGTTGTACCTGGGCATGCGATTGAAAGCATGTGGTTTGTAATGCACATCTACCAGCGTGAAGGCAACGACGAACGAGTTCGGCAGGCTATTGAGATACTTCGCTGCCATATCGAATTGGGTTGGGATTCAGAGTATGGAGGCATTCTGCTAGCGCGAGATGCAGAGGGACAGACTCCATGGTGGAAATTTGCTGATGCAAAGCTCTGGTGGCCGCACACCGAAGCTCTTTATGCCCTTTTGCTCGCTTACGAAATAGCGAGAGCGCCCTGGTGCCTGGAATGGTTCGAGCGAGTGCACAACTATGCTTTTACCCATTATCCTGTTGCCAAGTATGGGGAGTGGACCCAAAGGCTGGATCGAAAAGGGAACAAGTTCACCGAGACCGTGGCTTTGCCGGTGAAAGACCCCTTCCATCTGCCGAGAGCGCTAATCTACTGTAGTAAAGTGCTGCAAAGACTGGTAGATGAACAATAAGATGCGCTTAAGGAGGGCGCATGTTAAGCTCTAGGGAGCGTTTGCTAACAGCTCTATGTCACCAAGAGCCAGATCGCGTTCCCTTTGATCTGGGCAGCACGCAAGTAAGCGGCATCCACGTGGTTGCCTACCGCAACCTGCGCCAGGCATTGGGGCTATCACCAGTTCAAGTAGAGCTATGCGACTATATCCAGCAGTTGGCACTCCCTGATGACGATTTGGTCGAACGATTTGGCGTGGATGTACGCGGATTATTCCCGCTCAACAGCCATAACTGGAATGTCCATGAGGAGGAGAGGGGTGCATATTGGATTTATCATGACGAGTGGGGCATAACCTACCGCAGGCCTAAGCCAGACGGGCTCTACTATACTATTGTTCAAGTGCCTTTGGACAATCCAGATCTATCTGTGCAAGATATCGAACGGCACTCCTGGCCTGATATGGCCGACCGGCGACGTATTGCGGGGCTGCGGGAATTGGCCGAGCGCTACCGTGTTGCTGGCTATGCGGTAGTGCTCAAAGACCCATTTGCTGGCATCTTTGAGATGGCACAGCGTATTGTAGGGATGCAGAACTGCCTGATTATCATGGCCTTGGAAAAGAAGCTGGCAAGCGCACTCTTTGACAAGCTGCTCGAACTCAAATTGTCTTTCTGGGAGGTAGCGTTGCCAGTCTTGGCCGATGTGGTGGATGTAGTTGCCCAGTTCGATGATTACGGCACACAATCGTCGCAATTGATTTCTCCGAGCATGTTTCGCGAACTGCTCAAGCCACGTCTAAAGATCTTGTTTGATCGAGTAAAGCAGCTGGCTCCGCATGCTAAACGATTCTTTCATTCATGTGGCAATGTTCGATCATTGTTACCCGATTTTATCGAGGTTGGTGTCGAGATCATTAACCCTGTACATATTCGGGCAGTGGGAATGGAACCAGCTGCACTCAAACGTGACTTTGGTAAGGAACTCGTTTTCTGGGGCGGCGGTGTGGATACCCAGGGAGTTCTACCTAGAGGTACGCCACAAGAAGTAAAAGACGATGTGCGGCGAAATATCGAGGCATTTGCTCCTGGTGGTGGTTTTGTTTTCAATACGATACACAACATCCAGGCTGATGTCCCTCCCCAAAATATCATCGCGATGTGGGAGGCGTTACAAGAGTATGGGGTATACTGAGTTGAGGGCTATGTAATGTAAATGGGTGTCACTGCTGATCAATTCCTGCCAGTTGAACTAGTTTTCAATTCCAATTGGTGGTATCACATAGCAGGGATTTCATTCGACGAATCGTTCTATTTTGACGCTGAAACCCGTATCCGCAATGACATAACGATGCGACGTGTGCTCTACGAGCGCTATAGCGATTTGGGCATGGGCGAGTGCACCCCACAACCTCGTCCTATAGTAGGTTCTTTACATGTTGCGGGAGGCTTTGTTATCCCTGCGCTGCTCGGAGTGGATATCCTCTTTGCACCCAATGCTGCCCCTCAACCGAAAACACTTGGCTTATCAAGTGCACAGGTTGAAACCATGCAAAAGCCTGATTGGCCTAAGATGTGGCCTATGGCCTGCCTCATTGCGGATATGGACAAACTCGAAGCAGAGTATGGCTATTTA containing:
- a CDS encoding AGE family epimerase/isomerase, with the translated sequence MMIHARFCDLLAMYRSELLERVVPFWLKYAVDWEYGGISTCISDEGQVLSTDKYMWSQLRAIWTFSALYNMIEPRPEWLDVAKHIFAFVKKHGRDQKGQWLFAVSKNGEPLQGAISIYTDGFAIYGLTELAKATGNQEAITLALETYESVQRRLSCPGAYGTAPYPLPEHGKAHGVSMLFALAFNELGHYLNDREVIDASLFHANEIMEVYWQPERKMLYEFVSLDNTLIDSPQGRSVVPGHAIESMWFVMHIYQREGNDERVRQAIEILRCHIELGWDSEYGGILLARDAEGQTPWWKFADAKLWWPHTEALYALLLAYEIARAPWCLEWFERVHNYAFTHYPVAKYGEWTQRLDRKGNKFTETVALPVKDPFHLPRALIYCSKVLQRLVDEQ
- a CDS encoding glucosamine-6-phosphate deaminase, with the translated sequence MSPKPLYQTKLQNLPISIFRTNEELGMAAAEEAAGIIQQAIDERQRANIILATGNSQLTFLAALRKEEIDWSKVNVFHMDEYVGIDPNHPASFPGFLKRHFLDYINVRAFYPIRGQVGYLEAVCKEYAELLRAYPADLCALGIGENGHLAFNDPPFAEFNDPVWVKVVKLDEVSRQQQVKEGHFAAIQEVPTHAITLTIPALLAAKRVLAIVPEARKAEAVYRALRGPLSEACPASILRQTAHAHLFLDVDSAAKVYPNAV
- a CDS encoding AraC family ligand binding domain-containing protein: MELYLKKFEECPTYDQDDGPNVEFRRLLGPGVVPGLAIGLVTLQGPTYTKPRRHADFHQVYLIISGSGTVKIGEHTTHVQGPTIAVIPRDTAHSVELTEGETMQYIYISEFITED